The proteins below are encoded in one region of Pseudomonas sp. SCB32:
- the ispG gene encoding flavodoxin-dependent (E)-4-hydroxy-3-methylbut-2-enyl-diphosphate synthase → MHCESPIKRRPSRKIWVGNVPVGGDAPIAVQSMTNTDTLDVAATVGQIRRLEEAGADIVRVSVPDMDAAEAFGKIKQQVKVPLVADIHFDYKIALRVAELGVDCLRINPGNIGREDRVKAVVDAARERNIPIRIGVNAGSLEKDLQKKYGEPTPEALLESAMRHVDHLDRLDFQNFKVSVKASDVFMAVAAYRLLAKEIEQPLHLGITEAGGLRSGTVKSAVGLGMLLAEGIGDTIRISLAADPVEEIKVGFDILKSLRLRSRGINFIACPSCSRQNFDVVKTMNELEGRLEDLLVPLDVAVIGCVVNGPGEAKEAHIGLTGGTPSNLIYIDGKPAQKLQNENLVDELERLIRAKAAEKAEADAALIVRG, encoded by the coding sequence ATGCATTGCGAGTCTCCGATCAAACGTCGCCCGTCCCGCAAGATCTGGGTGGGTAACGTGCCGGTGGGTGGGGATGCCCCCATCGCCGTGCAGAGCATGACCAACACCGATACCCTGGATGTGGCCGCCACCGTTGGCCAGATCCGCCGTCTGGAAGAGGCCGGCGCCGACATCGTGCGCGTCTCCGTGCCGGACATGGACGCCGCCGAGGCGTTCGGCAAGATCAAGCAGCAGGTCAAGGTTCCGCTGGTCGCCGATATTCACTTCGACTACAAGATCGCCCTGCGCGTAGCCGAACTGGGCGTCGACTGCCTGCGCATCAACCCCGGTAACATCGGTCGCGAGGATCGGGTGAAGGCCGTGGTGGATGCCGCTCGCGAGCGCAACATCCCGATCCGCATCGGCGTCAACGCCGGTTCCCTGGAAAAGGACCTGCAGAAGAAGTACGGCGAGCCGACCCCGGAAGCCTTGCTGGAGTCGGCCATGCGCCACGTCGACCATCTCGACCGCCTGGACTTCCAGAACTTCAAGGTCAGCGTGAAGGCCTCCGACGTGTTCATGGCGGTGGCCGCCTACCGCCTGCTGGCCAAGGAAATCGAACAACCCCTGCACCTGGGTATCACCGAAGCCGGTGGCCTGCGCTCGGGCACCGTGAAGTCGGCCGTCGGCCTGGGCATGCTGCTCGCCGAAGGCATCGGCGACACCATCCGTATCTCCCTGGCCGCCGATCCGGTGGAAGAGATCAAGGTAGGCTTCGACATCCTCAAGTCACTGCGCCTGCGCTCCCGTGGCATCAACTTCATCGCCTGCCCGAGCTGCTCGCGGCAGAACTTCGATGTGGTGAAGACCATGAACGAGCTGGAAGGCCGCCTGGAGGACCTGCTGGTGCCGCTGGACGTCGCCGTGATCGGTTGCGTGGTCAACGGCCCCGGCGAAGCCAAGGAGGCCCACATCGGCCTCACCGGTGGCACGCCGAGCAACCTGATCTACATCGACGGCAAGCCGGCGCAGAAGCTGCAGAACGAAAACCTGGTGGATGAGCTGGAACGGCTGATCCGCGCAAAAGCGGCCGAGAAGGCCGAGGCCGACGCCGCACTGATCGTGCGCGGCTGA
- a CDS encoding RodZ family helix-turn-helix domain-containing protein, protein MMSTSQSDVIGTTRANPGDTLRQARENKGWSVSQVAGQLNLTEHSLRQLEQGSFDQLPGHTFARGYVRAYAKLLGMDQGQMVLAFDQYTGTDATGSNVHSLGRVVEPVRLSRNLLRLFSLVLLALLIGFGYFWWQERTARTTESGNLSMEHVEVESADGTTEIHTLDEPEDQAVAEDQANPSAVPAEPAGDNATVDAPAEGTPPVAATPASPVVPGAPAAAVPAPVQAPATPVQPAAALLAAAPVAPAAPAVPVEAAPAAPVVAAAGQGVVKIQFIEDCWTQVTDADGKVLFGALKRKGDSLEMAAKAPVQLRLGFARGAQVSYNGQPVEVTPARGGTARLTLGGQ, encoded by the coding sequence ATGATGAGCACGTCGCAGTCCGATGTCATCGGCACGACCCGCGCCAATCCTGGCGACACGCTGCGCCAGGCGCGCGAGAACAAAGGCTGGAGCGTTTCACAGGTCGCGGGCCAGCTGAACCTGACCGAGCATTCCCTGCGCCAGCTGGAGCAGGGCTCGTTCGATCAGCTGCCCGGGCACACCTTCGCCCGTGGCTACGTCCGCGCCTACGCCAAGCTGCTGGGCATGGACCAGGGGCAGATGGTCCTGGCTTTCGACCAGTACACCGGCACCGATGCTACCGGCAGCAACGTGCACAGCCTCGGCCGCGTGGTCGAGCCGGTACGCCTGTCGCGCAATCTGCTGCGCCTGTTCAGCCTGGTGCTGCTCGCCCTGCTGATCGGCTTCGGCTACTTCTGGTGGCAGGAGCGCACTGCCCGCACCACCGAGAGCGGCAACCTGAGTATGGAACATGTCGAGGTGGAGAGCGCCGACGGCACCACCGAGATCCATACGCTCGACGAGCCGGAAGACCAGGCGGTTGCCGAAGACCAGGCCAATCCCTCTGCGGTGCCTGCCGAGCCAGCCGGCGATAACGCCACGGTGGATGCTCCGGCTGAAGGTACTCCGCCAGTTGCAGCCACCCCTGCCTCTCCGGTTGTTCCGGGGGCGCCTGCTGCTGCCGTGCCCGCTCCGGTCCAGGCACCGGCAACTCCCGTACAACCCGCCGCTGCTCTGCTGGCCGCTGCCCCCGTCGCTCCCGCTGCACCGGCTGTTCCGGTCGAGGCCGCGCCGGCTGCTCCAGTGGTCGCCGCGGCGGGCCAGGGCGTGGTCAAGATCCAGTTCATCGAAGACTGCTGGACCCAGGTTACCGATGCCGATGGCAAGGTCCTGTTCGGCGCACTGAAGCGCAAGGGTGACAGCCTGGAAATGGCGGCCAAGGCACCGGTTCAGCTGCGCCTGGGCTTCGCCCGTGGTGCACAGGTCAGCTACAACGGCCAGCCGGTCGAAGTGACACCGGCGCGCGGCGGTACCGCGCGCCTGACGTTGGGTGGACAGTAA
- the pilW gene encoding type IV pilus biogenesis/stability protein PilW, whose amino-acid sequence MTLRAALFLLLATVLTGCVTSGKQDPLKTEKGREDARDAFVQLGLGYLRAGNAEQAKVPLRKALELDSSSADAHAALAAVYQTEMEPQLAETEYRKALSARSGDARILNNYGGFLFEQKRYKEAYDVYIKASEDGLYPERSRIFENLGLVSLELKQRDQAKEYFEKAIRLNRNQPSALIEMAELNYQDRQYVPARAYYQEYLKQGPQTARSLLLGIRLAKIYDDRDTAASYGLQLKRLYPASPEYQAYQADK is encoded by the coding sequence ATGACCTTGCGCGCCGCGCTCTTCTTGCTGTTGGCAACCGTGCTGACGGGTTGCGTGACGTCTGGTAAGCAGGATCCTCTGAAAACCGAGAAGGGCCGGGAAGATGCGCGCGACGCGTTTGTCCAGCTCGGTCTCGGTTATCTGCGCGCGGGCAACGCCGAACAGGCCAAGGTTCCGCTGCGCAAGGCGTTGGAACTGGATTCGTCCAGCGCCGACGCCCATGCTGCGCTCGCGGCGGTCTACCAGACCGAGATGGAACCCCAACTGGCGGAGACCGAGTACCGCAAGGCGCTGTCCGCTCGTTCCGGTGATGCCCGCATCCTGAACAACTACGGCGGCTTCCTGTTCGAGCAGAAGCGCTACAAGGAAGCCTACGACGTCTACATCAAGGCCTCCGAGGATGGTCTCTATCCCGAGCGCTCGCGCATCTTCGAAAATCTCGGGCTGGTCAGCCTGGAGCTCAAGCAGCGCGATCAGGCCAAGGAATATTTCGAGAAGGCCATTCGCCTCAATCGCAATCAGCCCAGCGCGCTGATCGAAATGGCCGAACTCAATTACCAGGATCGTCAGTACGTTCCGGCGCGAGCCTACTACCAGGAATACCTCAAGCAGGGACCGCAGACCGCGCGCAGCCTGCTGCTGGGAATCCGACTGGCGAAGATCTACGACGACCGGGATACCGCTGCCAGCTACGGGCTGCAACTCAAGCGTCTGTATCCCGCTTCTCCTGAATACCAGGCATACCAGGCGGATAAATGA
- the rlmN gene encoding 23S rRNA (adenine(2503)-C(2))-methyltransferase RlmN — MTADTAVKANLLGMTKPQLEEFFESIGEKRFRAGQVMQWIHHFGAVDFDAMTNVGKALREKLKAVAEIRPPEIVSQDISSDGTRKWVVRVASGSCVETVYIPQGGRGTLCVSSQAGCALDCSFCSTGKQGFNSDLTSAEIIGQVWIANQSFGTVPGKIDRAITNVVMMGMGEPLLNFDNVVSAMSIMMEDLGYGISKRKVTLSTSGVVPMIDKLAEVTDVSLALSLHAPNDELRNKLVPINKKYPLDMLLDACYRYITRLGKERVLTIEYTLLANVNDQPEHAEQLIALLKDFPCKINLIPFNPFPHSGYERPSNNAIRRFQDMLHKGGFNVTVRTTRGDDIDAACGQLVGQVMDRTRRSERYIAVRQLATENEQASNAANQN, encoded by the coding sequence ATGACTGCTGATACCGCTGTAAAGGCCAACCTGCTGGGTATGACCAAGCCCCAGCTCGAGGAATTCTTCGAGTCCATCGGTGAAAAGCGCTTCCGCGCCGGCCAGGTGATGCAATGGATTCACCACTTTGGCGCCGTCGATTTCGACGCCATGACGAACGTCGGCAAGGCCTTGCGCGAAAAGCTCAAGGCCGTTGCCGAAATTCGTCCTCCGGAGATCGTCAGCCAGGACATTTCCTCTGACGGTACCCGCAAGTGGGTCGTGCGTGTGGCCTCGGGCAGTTGCGTCGAGACCGTGTACATCCCGCAAGGCGGCCGCGGCACCCTGTGCGTGTCGTCCCAGGCCGGTTGCGCGCTGGACTGCAGCTTCTGCTCCACCGGCAAGCAAGGCTTCAACAGCGACCTGACCTCCGCCGAGATCATCGGCCAGGTGTGGATCGCCAACCAATCGTTCGGGACCGTCCCGGGCAAGATCGACCGTGCCATCACCAACGTGGTGATGATGGGCATGGGCGAGCCGCTGCTGAACTTCGACAACGTCGTGAGCGCCATGAGCATCATGATGGAAGACCTCGGCTACGGCATTTCCAAGCGCAAGGTGACACTGTCCACCTCTGGCGTGGTGCCGATGATCGACAAGCTTGCCGAGGTCACCGACGTGTCCCTGGCCCTGTCGCTTCACGCGCCGAACGACGAACTGCGCAACAAGCTGGTACCGATCAACAAGAAGTACCCGCTGGATATGCTGCTCGACGCTTGCTATCGCTACATCACGCGCCTGGGCAAGGAGCGCGTGCTGACCATCGAGTACACCCTGCTGGCCAACGTCAACGACCAGCCCGAGCATGCCGAGCAACTGATCGCGCTGCTCAAGGATTTCCCTTGCAAGATCAACCTGATTCCGTTTAATCCGTTCCCGCACTCCGGCTACGAGCGGCCGAGCAACAACGCCATCCGCCGTTTCCAGGACATGCTGCACAAAGGCGGCTTCAACGTGACGGTGCGCACCACCCGTGGTGACGACATCGATGCCGCCTGTGGTCAGCTGGTGGGCCAGGTGATGGACCGCACCCGCCGCAGTGAACGCTATATCGCCGTTCGCCAACTGGCGACGGAAAACGAGCAGGCGTCGAACGCCGCCAACCAGAACTGA
- the ndk gene encoding nucleoside-diphosphate kinase: MALQRTFSIIKPDAVAKNVIGEILTRFEKAGLRVVASKMVQLSEREAGGFYAEHKERGFFKDLVAFMTSGPVVLQVLEGEDAILRNRELMGATDPKKADAGTIRADFAVSIDENAVHGSDSEASAAREIAYFFSSTEVCERIR; this comes from the coding sequence ATGGCCCTGCAACGTACCTTCTCCATCATCAAGCCCGACGCTGTTGCCAAGAACGTCATCGGCGAAATCCTGACCCGCTTCGAAAAAGCCGGCCTGCGCGTTGTCGCTTCGAAGATGGTTCAGCTGTCCGAGCGCGAAGCTGGCGGTTTCTACGCCGAGCACAAAGAGCGCGGCTTCTTCAAGGATCTGGTTGCCTTCATGACTTCCGGCCCGGTCGTCCTGCAGGTTCTGGAAGGCGAAGACGCCATCCTGCGCAACCGTGAGTTGATGGGCGCCACCGACCCGAAGAAAGCCGACGCTGGCACCATCCGCGCCGACTTCGCTGTTTCCATCGATGAGAACGCCGTACACGGTTCCGACTCGGAAGCTTCCGCTGCTCGCGAAATCGCTTACTTCTTCTCCAGCACCGAGGTGTGCGAGCGCATTCGCTGA
- the iscX gene encoding Fe-S cluster assembly protein IscX, which produces MSLKWVDVLEIAIQLAESKPDVDPRYVNFVDLHGWVLALPEFSDDPSRGGEKVLEAIQAAWIEELD; this is translated from the coding sequence ATGAGTCTGAAATGGGTTGATGTGCTCGAAATCGCCATCCAGCTTGCCGAATCCAAGCCGGACGTCGATCCCCGCTACGTGAACTTCGTCGATCTGCACGGCTGGGTGCTGGCATTGCCGGAGTTCAGCGACGATCCTTCCCGGGGCGGTGAAAAGGTCCTGGAGGCTATCCAGGCCGCCTGGATCGAGGAGCTCGACTGA
- the fdx gene encoding ISC system 2Fe-2S type ferredoxin — translation MPQIVFLPNAEHCPEGAVIEAQPGETIMKAALRNGIEIEHACEMSCACTTCHVIVREGFNSMEASDELEDDMLDKAWGLEPDSRLSCQAVVGDEDLVVEIPKYTINQVSEGH, via the coding sequence ATGCCGCAGATCGTATTTCTGCCGAACGCCGAACATTGCCCGGAAGGTGCGGTGATCGAGGCCCAGCCGGGCGAAACCATCATGAAGGCGGCGCTGCGCAACGGCATCGAGATCGAGCACGCCTGCGAGATGTCCTGTGCCTGCACCACCTGTCACGTGATCGTGCGTGAAGGCTTCAACTCCATGGAGGCTTCCGACGAGCTGGAAGACGACATGCTGGACAAGGCCTGGGGTCTGGAGCCGGATTCGCGTTTGTCCTGCCAGGCGGTGGTGGGTGACGAGGATCTGGTGGTCGAGATTCCGAAGTACACCATCAACCAGGTTTCCGAAGGCCACTGA
- the hscA gene encoding Fe-S protein assembly chaperone HscA: protein MALLQIAEPGQSPQPHQRRLAVGIDLGTTNSLVAAVRSGVAAPLPDEHGEVILPSAVRYLADRIEVGESVRVGASLDPLNSIISVKRLMGRGLEDVKQLGGQLPYRFVQGESHMPFIETVQGAKSPVEVSAEILRTLRQRAESTLGGELVGAVITVPAYFDDAQRQATKDAARLAGLHVLRLLNEPTAAAVAYGLDKNAEGVVAIYDLGGGTFDISILRLTRGVFEVLATGGDSALGGDDFDHVIAGWIIEQAGVSADLDPGAQRRLLQTACAAKEALTDSASVPVAYEGWSGELSRERLESLIDPLIQRSLKACRRAVRDSGVELEEVSAVVMVGGSTRVPRVRELVGELFGREPLTDIDPDQVVAIGAAIQADALAGNKRGEELLLLDVIPLSLGLETMGGLMEKVIPRNTTIPVARAQEFTTYKDGQTAMMIHVLQGERELVKDCRSLARFELRGIPPMVAGAAKIRVSFQVDADGLLGVSARELSSGVEASIQVKPSYGLTDGEIARMLQDSFQYAGDDMAARALREQQVEAQRLLEAVQSALDVDGERLLDAEERLAIDANMESLRELAAGSETAAIEQQIKRLSQVTDAFAARRMDATVKAALAGRRLNEIEE, encoded by the coding sequence ATGGCCCTACTGCAGATCGCCGAGCCCGGACAAAGCCCCCAGCCACACCAGCGTCGCCTGGCCGTGGGGATCGACCTGGGCACCACCAATTCCCTGGTCGCCGCCGTGCGTAGCGGTGTAGCCGCGCCGCTGCCCGATGAGCACGGTGAAGTCATCCTGCCGTCGGCGGTGCGTTATCTCGCCGATCGCATCGAGGTGGGGGAGAGCGTGCGTGTTGGCGCATCCCTGGACCCCTTGAACTCCATTATCTCGGTCAAGCGCCTGATGGGGCGCGGCCTGGAAGATGTGAAGCAGCTGGGTGGCCAGCTCCCGTACCGCTTTGTCCAGGGCGAATCGCACATGCCCTTCATCGAGACCGTCCAGGGCGCCAAGAGCCCGGTGGAAGTCTCGGCGGAGATCCTGCGTACCCTGCGTCAGCGCGCCGAATCCACCCTGGGTGGCGAGTTGGTTGGCGCGGTGATCACCGTGCCTGCCTATTTCGACGATGCCCAGCGTCAGGCCACCAAGGACGCCGCACGTCTGGCTGGTCTGCATGTGTTGCGTCTGCTCAACGAGCCGACCGCGGCCGCCGTGGCCTACGGCCTGGACAAGAATGCCGAGGGCGTGGTCGCCATCTATGACCTGGGTGGCGGCACCTTCGATATTTCCATCCTGCGGCTGACTCGTGGTGTCTTCGAGGTGCTGGCCACTGGCGGCGACAGTGCCCTGGGTGGCGACGACTTCGACCATGTCATCGCCGGCTGGATCATCGAGCAGGCCGGTGTTTCGGCTGACCTCGATCCGGGTGCCCAGCGCCGTCTGCTGCAGACCGCCTGCGCGGCCAAGGAGGCGTTGACCGACAGTGCCAGCGTTCCGGTCGCTTACGAAGGCTGGAGCGGTGAGCTGAGTCGAGAGCGCCTGGAGTCGCTGATCGATCCGCTGATCCAGCGCAGCCTCAAGGCTTGCCGCCGTGCCGTGCGTGACTCCGGTGTAGAGCTGGAGGAAGTCAGTGCGGTGGTCATGGTCGGCGGTTCTACCCGCGTGCCGCGCGTTCGCGAGCTGGTGGGTGAGTTGTTCGGTCGCGAGCCGCTGACCGATATCGACCCGGATCAGGTGGTCGCCATCGGTGCCGCCATCCAGGCCGATGCCCTGGCTGGCAACAAGCGCGGCGAAGAGCTGCTGCTGCTGGACGTGATTCCTCTGTCGCTCGGCCTGGAAACCATGGGTGGGCTGATGGAGAAGGTGATTCCGCGCAATACCACCATCCCGGTGGCGCGTGCCCAGGAGTTCACCACCTACAAGGATGGCCAGACGGCCATGATGATCCATGTGCTGCAAGGCGAGCGTGAGCTGGTCAAGGACTGCCGGTCCCTGGCGCGCTTCGAGCTGCGCGGCATTCCGCCGATGGTGGCTGGTGCGGCGAAGATCCGCGTCAGCTTCCAGGTCGACGCCGATGGCCTGCTGGGCGTGTCCGCCCGCGAGCTGTCTTCGGGTGTCGAGGCCAGTATCCAGGTCAAGCCGTCCTATGGCCTGACTGATGGCGAGATCGCCCGCATGCTTCAGGATTCCTTCCAGTATGCCGGCGACGACATGGCTGCCCGTGCATTGCGTGAGCAGCAGGTCGAGGCCCAGCGGCTGCTGGAAGCCGTGCAATCCGCGCTGGATGTCGACGGTGAGCGGCTGCTGGATGCCGAAGAGCGCCTGGCCATCGACGCCAACATGGAAAGCCTGCGCGAACTGGCGGCCGGCAGCGAGACCGCTGCCATCGAACAACAGATCAAGCGCCTGTCCCAAGTGACCGACGCCTTTGCCGCGCGCCGTATGGACGCCACCGTCAAGGCCGCACTGGCCGGTCGCCGGCTCAACGAAATCGAGGAATAA
- the hscB gene encoding co-chaperone HscB, whose translation MGSPCHFALFDLQPGFRIDLEALGNRYRELVRTVHPDRFADASEREQRLALEKAAELNDAYQTLKSAPRRALYLLALRGNALPLEATVQDPEFLLQQMRLREELEDLHDSADLDGVAHFKRQLKSAQQQLDAEFADCWDDAARRELAERLVRRMQFLDKLAQEVRQLEERLDD comes from the coding sequence GTGGGTAGTCCCTGTCACTTCGCGCTGTTCGACCTGCAGCCGGGCTTCCGGATTGACCTGGAGGCCCTTGGCAACCGCTACCGCGAGCTGGTGCGCACTGTCCATCCGGACCGTTTCGCCGATGCTTCCGAGCGTGAGCAGCGACTGGCGCTGGAAAAGGCCGCCGAACTCAACGACGCGTACCAGACGCTGAAGAGCGCTCCGCGTCGCGCCCTGTATCTGCTGGCTCTGCGCGGTAATGCGTTGCCGCTGGAGGCGACGGTGCAGGATCCGGAATTCCTCCTGCAGCAGATGCGTCTGCGTGAGGAGTTGGAAGATCTGCACGACAGCGCCGATCTCGATGGTGTGGCGCACTTCAAGCGCCAGCTGAAATCGGCCCAGCAGCAGCTGGATGCGGAGTTTGCCGACTGTTGGGATGACGCCGCTCGTCGCGAGCTGGCCGAGCGCCTGGTGCGGCGCATGCAGTTCCTCGACAAGTTGGCGCAGGAAGTGCGCCAGCTGGAAGAGCGACTCGACGATTAA
- the iscA gene encoding iron-sulfur cluster assembly protein IscA, producing the protein MAISMTESAANHVRRSLEGRGKGEGIRLGVRTTGCSGLAYVLEFVDELAAEDQVFESHGVKVIIDPKSLVYLDGTELDFTKEGLNEGFKFNNPNVRGECGCGESFNV; encoded by the coding sequence ATGGCCATCAGCATGACCGAATCCGCCGCCAATCACGTTCGCCGCTCCCTCGAAGGGCGCGGCAAGGGCGAGGGCATTCGTCTTGGCGTGCGTACCACCGGCTGTTCGGGCCTTGCCTACGTGCTGGAGTTCGTCGACGAACTGGCAGCCGAGGATCAGGTGTTCGAGAGCCACGGCGTGAAGGTCATCATCGACCCGAAAAGCCTGGTCTACCTCGACGGCACCGAGTTGGACTTCACCAAGGAAGGCCTCAACGAGGGCTTCAAGTTCAACAACCCGAACGTGCGCGGTGAGTGTGGCTGCGGCGAAAGCTTCAACGTCTGA
- the iscU gene encoding Fe-S cluster assembly scaffold IscU, with amino-acid sequence MAYSDKVIDHYENPRNVGKLNAEDPDVGTGMVGAPACGDVMRLQIKVNEQGVIEDAKFKTYGCGSAIASSSLATEWMKGKTLDEAESIKNTTIAEELALPPVKIHCSVLAEDAIKAAVRDYKQKKGLL; translated from the coding sequence ATGGCTTACAGTGACAAGGTCATCGACCACTACGAAAACCCGCGCAACGTCGGCAAGCTCAACGCCGAGGACCCGGACGTCGGTACCGGCATGGTCGGTGCGCCGGCCTGCGGCGACGTGATGCGCCTGCAGATCAAGGTCAACGAGCAGGGTGTCATCGAAGACGCCAAGTTCAAGACCTACGGCTGCGGTTCGGCAATCGCCTCCAGCTCCCTCGCTACCGAGTGGATGAAGGGCAAGACCCTGGACGAAGCCGAGTCGATCAAGAACACCACCATCGCCGAAGAGCTGGCCCTGCCGCCGGTGAAGATCCACTGCTCGGTGCTCGCCGAGGACGCCATCAAGGCGGCCGTGCGCGACTACAAGCAGAAGAAAGGTCTTCTCTGA
- a CDS encoding IscS subfamily cysteine desulfurase has protein sequence MKLPIYLDYSATTPVDPRVAQKMADCLLVDGNFGNPASRSHVFGWKAEEAAENARRQVAELVNADPREIVWTSGATESDNLAVKGVAHFYATKGKHIITSKIEHKAVLDTCRQLEREGFEITYLEPTPEGIITPAMVEAALRDDTILVSVMHVNNEVGSINDIAAIGELTRARGILLHVDAAQSAGKIDIDLEKLKVDLMSFSAHKVYGPKGMGALYVRRKPRVRLEAQMHGGGHERGMRSGTLATHQIVGMGEAFRIAKEEMHQEMVRIEGLRKRFFDQVQDLEELYLNGSPTSYAPNILNVSFNYVEGESLMMSLKDLAVSSGSACTSASLEPSYVLRALGRNDELAHSSIRFSFGRFTTEEEVDYAANKVVEAVSKLRELSPLWDMYKEGVDLSKVEWQAH, from the coding sequence ATGAAATTGCCGATTTACCTCGACTACTCCGCCACAACCCCGGTGGATCCGCGTGTCGCTCAGAAAATGGCTGACTGCCTGCTGGTAGATGGCAATTTCGGCAACCCGGCCTCGCGCTCCCACGTCTTTGGCTGGAAGGCCGAGGAAGCGGCGGAGAACGCCCGTCGCCAGGTCGCCGAACTGGTCAATGCCGACCCCCGCGAAATCGTCTGGACTTCCGGTGCCACCGAGTCGGACAACCTCGCTGTCAAGGGCGTCGCGCACTTCTACGCGACCAAGGGCAAGCACATCATTACCTCGAAGATCGAGCACAAGGCGGTCCTGGATACCTGCCGCCAGCTGGAGCGCGAAGGCTTCGAGATCACCTACCTGGAACCGACTCCCGAGGGCATCATCACCCCGGCGATGGTCGAGGCCGCCCTGCGTGACGACACCATCCTGGTCTCGGTCATGCACGTGAACAACGAAGTCGGCAGCATCAACGACATCGCCGCCATCGGCGAACTGACCCGCGCCCGCGGCATCCTGCTGCACGTCGACGCCGCCCAGTCCGCCGGCAAGATCGACATCGACCTGGAAAAGCTCAAGGTCGACCTGATGTCCTTCTCCGCTCACAAGGTCTACGGTCCCAAAGGCATGGGCGCGCTGTACGTGCGCCGCAAGCCGCGTGTGCGCCTGGAAGCCCAGATGCACGGCGGTGGTCACGAGCGCGGCATGCGTTCGGGCACCCTGGCGACCCACCAGATCGTCGGCATGGGTGAAGCCTTCCGTATCGCCAAGGAAGAAATGCATCAGGAAATGGTCCGCATCGAAGGCCTGCGCAAGCGCTTCTTCGATCAGGTGCAGGACCTGGAAGAGCTGTACCTCAACGGTAGCCCGACCTCCTACGCGCCGAACATCCTCAACGTCAGCTTCAACTACGTCGAGGGCGAGTCGCTGATGATGTCGCTCAAGGACCTGGCCGTATCGTCCGGCTCCGCCTGCACCTCGGCCTCGCTGGAGCCGTCCTACGTGCTCCGCGCCCTGGGTCGCAACGACGAACTGGCGCACAGCTCCATCCGTTTCAGCTTCGGCCGCTTCACTACTGAAGAAGAGGTCGATTATGCCGCCAATAAGGTGGTGGAAGCCGTTTCCAAGCTGCGTGAACTCTCGCCGCTGTGGGATATGTACAAAGAGGGCGTCGACCTTTCCAAGGTCGAATGGCAGGCCCACTGA
- the iscR gene encoding Fe-S cluster assembly transcriptional regulator IscR, with protein sequence MRLTTKGRYAVTAMLDLALHAQRGPVSLADISERQGISLSYLEQLFAKLRRGNLVVSVRGPGGGYQLSRDMTGIHVAQVIDAVNESVDATRCQGQGDCHSGDTCLTHHLWCDLSQQIHEFLSGISLADLVERREVQEVAQRQDERRCSGSKTPRLDKIEASAID encoded by the coding sequence ATGCGATTGACCACCAAAGGCCGCTATGCCGTCACCGCCATGCTCGATCTGGCGTTGCACGCCCAGCGTGGCCCGGTTTCTCTCGCCGATATTTCCGAGCGCCAGGGTATCTCCCTGTCCTACCTGGAACAGCTGTTCGCCAAGTTGCGCCGTGGCAACCTGGTGGTCAGCGTGCGCGGTCCGGGGGGCGGCTACCAGTTGTCCCGCGACATGACCGGCATCCACGTCGCCCAGGTGATCGATGCGGTCAATGAATCGGTGGACGCTACCCGTTGCCAGGGGCAGGGCGACTGCCACTCCGGCGATACCTGCCTGACCCACCACCTGTGGTGCGACCTCAGCCAGCAGATTCACGAGTTCCTCAGCGGCATCAGCCTGGCCGACCTGGTCGAGCGCCGCGAAGTTCAAGAGGTGGCCCAGCGCCAGGACGAGCGCCGCTGCTCGGGCAGCAAGACGCCGCGCCTCGACAAGATTGAAGCGTCCGCCATCGATTGA